The window ccccccctccttctccacccAGGCCGGGGACCGTCGCGCTCCGTGAGATTCGTCGCTACCAGAAATCCACGGAGCTGCTGATCCGCAAGCTGCCCTTCCAGCGGCTGGTCAGGGAAATCGCCCAGGATTTTAAAACGGACTTGAGGTTCCAGAGTGCAGCCATCGGTGCGCTGCAGGTACTGCTGAGGGCCGGCTGGGCCGCGGCGCTGGGGGAGCTGCGCTGAGGGGTTCTAACGACATTTCTTCTTGTGTTCTTGAAACAGGAGGCCAGCGAGGCATACCTGGTGGGGCTGTTCGAAGACACAAACCTGTGTGCCATCCATGCCAAGAGAGTCACCATCATGCCCAAAGATATCCAGTTGGCTCGCAGGATACGGGGAGAGAGGGCTTAAGTGAAGGCTGTTTTTATGGTGTTTTGTAGTTAATTCTGTAAAAtactttggttttaatttgtgactttttttgtaagaaattgTTTATAATATGTTGCATTTGTACTTAAGTCATTCCATCTTTCACTCAGGATGAATGCTAAAAGTGACTGTTCACATAAACCTCAGTGATGTTGAGCCTCGGGCTCGGGAGTGACAAGTTGCTAATATGCAGAAGGGATGGGTGTTCTTTCTTGCTTCTCATGCATGTTTCTGTATGTTAATGACTTGTTGGGTAGCTAAACTTGTAAGGTACTAGAATTGATATAAATGTGTACAGGGTCCTTTTGCAATAAAACTGGTTATGACTTGATCCAAGTGTTTAACAATTGGGGCTGTTAGTCTGACCATGCATCACTGTGATCAAATGTGGACTTCCTTCAGAGGGTGAAACTACAAGTCTTAACCACAGTGTAACTTACAGTTTCCTAAAAACGTAAACCTGGCAGCTATAGAATACACTATGTGCATTTATAATAGCTATTTTATATATTGTAGtgtcaacatttttaaattaaatgttttacattCACATGTGAGGAGTCTTTTTGTCATTTGCTTTGAATGGGCTGGAAGAAGCTTCCTCTTGGCTCCTGAGGTCAGCAGTAGATCCCTGTAATCCTGGACTGCTGCTGTGGCAAGTTAACCTCGTCTGTCAACAGAATGGAGAATTTTTGGCCGGTTTTGGAGGattttggagatttttctgtAGCTGGAGTCATTGAGTTGGGCCGGTGAGAGCGGCTGTGGGGTCCAGGAGGACTGGCCTAGGCTGGCAGCAGCTTTCTTTGGGAGTCTCTTCTAAAGCTTATCAGAACGCAACTCTAGcattaaaaggtttttttctcctcctttctttctggtGGATGCAGGGAAGTTTATTTTGGAGTTGAAGCAAAACCACCTGCTTGTTCCCAAGCACTGTTGGTGCTGAGGGTGGGGGGTGTGAGAGTTCCTGTGGGATTGGGCTGCGTGACAGTCCCGGATAATCACAGTGGGATGGTGTGTGAGGGGAACAGCTAATTATACACCCTGGCAGCAGATGGGCTGCTGAGCAAAGGGGTGGGTGCTCAGAGAGTCTCGTTTCCAGATTTTTGGATGAGAGTGGGATTATACTCAAACCTTCACTTGGGGCTCAGCTCAGGCAGGTTCCTCAGCAGCCAGACTTGGTTGGGCTGTGGTGGAGGAAAGTGCTCAGACTGCACCCAAACAGCAGGTAATTAATACTTAAATTGAATGGTGAGGCCCTCACAGAACAGGCTGCACTAGTAGTGCTGGAGTTGTcatggaacagcagcacagggaagcagTTGAGCCAGCTTGGCTTGATTTATTCCAATGAAATTAAAGTGCTATGGCAGCAGTGGCACTtcagagggaagagcagcagcagttcctaCCGGTGTCTGCCGTAAGTCAGCGGTGG is drawn from Chiroxiphia lanceolata isolate bChiLan1 chromosome 19, bChiLan1.pri, whole genome shotgun sequence and contains these coding sequences:
- the LOC116796085 gene encoding histone H3.3A, with amino-acid sequence MARTKQTARKSTGGKAPRKQLATKAARKSAPSTGGVKKPHRYRPGTVALREIRRYQKSTELLIRKLPFQRLVREIAQDFKTDLRFQSAAIGALQEASEAYLVGLFEDTNLCAIHAKRVTIMPKDIQLARRIRGERA